Proteins encoded within one genomic window of Acaryochloris marina S15:
- a CDS encoding host attachment protein, giving the protein MSQYLVMIVNKTTARFLTLRDPPPLEYSGPRLVEQQALLNPIQSQVGRELWTSSKSGGNRGATRQSHGYDDHRQRHLKEFDRRFAHAINAGMSHFIHTYPIQHILLVAEPQILGHLRPTLMATLPKAIVPTEVAKDLCNLSVSEIYQYLLDQQLLPRLAKQVR; this is encoded by the coding sequence ATGAGCCAATATCTGGTGATGATTGTAAATAAAACAACCGCTCGTTTTCTCACCTTAAGAGATCCCCCACCCCTTGAATACTCTGGTCCTCGTCTAGTGGAACAACAGGCACTGCTCAATCCCATCCAGAGTCAGGTGGGGCGCGAATTATGGACGAGTAGCAAAAGCGGAGGCAATCGGGGGGCAACCCGCCAAAGTCATGGGTATGACGACCACCGTCAAAGGCACCTCAAGGAATTTGATCGACGGTTTGCCCATGCGATCAATGCTGGGATGAGCCACTTCATTCATACCTACCCCATCCAACACATCCTGCTAGTGGCTGAACCACAAATTCTGGGGCATTTACGGCCCACGCTAATGGCAACGTTACCGAAAGCCATTGTCCCCACAGAAGTCGCGAAGGATCTGTGTAACTTATCTGTTTCAGAGATCTACCAATACCTACTCGATCAACAGTTGTTACCCAGGCTAGCTAAACAGGTCAGATAA